ttcctctccttcctctccctgtgttGAATCACAAGCATTTCCGAGACACACCGGGTTGGGGACCTAAGCCCACTGTAGGACTTCTTGGGTCTTGGGGTGGGAGATTGGGACGAATCCTCCCAGGAGTGAGATGATTCCTCTTTGAAAGGTGGGGCCGGGGAGGGCCACTCTTCCAAGGGAGGGCTCTCCACTTTGATGGGTCTCGCTAAGTGTGGCATTTCCTCCCCAGGCTGGATTTCTTCCTCCTTGATAGTCTGAACTGGAAGCAAAGGAGAAAGCCCTTCTCCAAACAGGAGTTTCTCCTCTTTCCCTGGTCCTGCAGAAGAAAGAGGAGCTATCCCCTCCTCAGCTAGCAGCACCTTGGGGGCGATGCGGACTCGCTTGCTATGGCGGGCAAGCTCTGAGCTCATGAGGGAAGCCGCCAGGGGCAATGGCACCTTCACCGAGGGCTGCAACACCAGTGACTGGTTCACCGGGAACTGGATAGGCACCAGGTATGAGCTGACCCGTGGTAGCAGTGGCTTCATCTTCCGCCGTGCGCCCAGGGGGAGTTCGGTTTTGATGGTCATGTTCCGGCGGAGCTCTGGATTCGGTCGTTTGTGCTGCTTAAACACCTGGTCCAATGTCAAGTAGCGGTTGGCACTGGGGTGAATGGTCCAGAAGGAGACCTTGCCATTGGCAGAAGTCTCCCGGACAAACATGTCGTGCAGGGAAATGTTGTGGCGGATGGAGTTCTTCCAGCCTGGCTTGGCAATGTGCTTAAAGTAGGGAAAGTGGTCCTCGATCCACGTATAGATGTCTTTCAAAGTCATGCGCTTCCTCTCAGTGCTGCTGATGGCGAATTTTATCATGGCCATGTAAGAGTAGGGTGGCCGCTCGGACACAGAGTTCTGCCAGGACGTTGATGGTCTCGAAGGCTCCTCAACCACAGGTCTCCCGTTTCTGCTCGCAAAGGGCTCCAGGTGGTCTAGGAAGATTCACATCCCTAGCTGCAGGTTTTGGTCCCAAGGTCTCCAGGGTCACTTCTGTCCTTTTGGCATCATAGCTGGTTTGGGTTTGAGGCTGGAGTCCTGGAGGCTGAGTTGGGGCTCCCCCACAGCTGATGAGGATTAATTTGTTGGGCCCACTACTGCCACTCTCTTTTCCCTTGGCAGTCAGTGCTGTGATGATGCTGTGAATATTAGCATTGTTGGGGATGGCCACTACTTGGGTGTTGGGCATGGTGGGGTGGTTAATAATCTTGATACCAGCTGGAAACTTGCAAGAGTTGGACTCTGCCACTTCCTTGGAGGCCTCTGCTTGATTAGACTCCTTTTGGGCAGGGGATCTCTTAGGTTCCTCCTCTGATGTTTCACTTGGGGCATTTTGAACAGGAAGGGGCAGCCTCCGTCTTTTGAGAATCAGTGGCCGACAGGGGCTGGTTTTCATTATGAATCTGCGTTTTCACTCTCCGTTGAGAATCACAAGTGTGGACCCTCCAGACTGCAGTCGCCGCCGCCATTAGGCCGTAGCTCCGAAGGCGGGCTCCGGGCTCCTCCAACCTGGGGGCCGAGCCAGGGCCAAGGGCTCGCGCCGGACCGGCCGGGTCCCCGGCGGTGCGGGCGGGGTGGGAACCCCGGGGGATCCCGGGAGGGGAGGGGGTCCCGGGCTGGGGCCGGGGGTGGGGTCTGGCCACAAAACAAAATTCTTGTgcctaaaaaaggaagaaagaatgaaagaacgaaagaaagagaaagaaagaaagaaagaaagaaagaaagaaagaaagaaagaaagaaagaaagaaagaaagaaagaaggaaggaaggaaggaaggaaggaaggaagaaagtgaaTGGGGCCAAAGGCATCTCACTGATGGAGAGTAGAGTGGTCTCAGAGGACAGGCCAGAATGACACCTCGGGGGGTTGGTGGGGTGCAGGTAGGGTCCAGGGAGCTACTGGCATCTGCGGGGAGCCTCTTAGGTCTGCACAAAGAGGACTCCCAGTAAGAACAGTTGAAGGTTTGCTTCCTACAActgttagaatcacctggggcgtGTGACTTTAGTTGTCTGGATGGAGCTTGTGAACCAGCATCCATTCAACGCATCCAGGTGATTCTTATAGTTGTTGGTTCAGGTTCTTGACTTCGCCACACAAAATAATTTGAGAGCAAGTCCAAAGTAACAGTAGGCAAAGAAGTTTGTTGCAAAGCAACAGCTACACTCTGAGAGGCAGAGGGGGCTGCTCAGAAGAAGAAACAGCAGCTAGTGCCGTAAGGGAAACTCCCTTTATGGGAGCTGTTCATACACATTCATAAAATACTGGTGAGGTCAAGTATGCAAAGGTGGACCTGCGGTTGACACATGCACTCAGCATCTATGTGCTCTAACATGCATCACGTGCATCATTAGCACATAAAATCTCCACCTAGGAATGTGTTTTTTACTATTAAGATGAGGGAAATGACACTATAAGCCAAACCTTCAGCCTACTTGCACAGGTGGGACCCCAGAGAAGTTCTTAGCCCTCCACTCCCCTCAAAGTAGGAATTTGTAGCTAGTATCTTCTTGGGCTTTGGAGATGATTGGCTGGAGATTAGGGAAGCTACGTCATGAACAAGGGGCTTTTGTTCTCTTTCCCAGCTGTGTTGAGTATCAGGAACTTAAGACTCTGGCGGTTGGCTGGTACCGTGTAGGACTGCTTACCTTGCAAAAGAGTTAGATGCTGACACGTGAGGATGCAAGTGAAAGGAGCCCGCTGAGAAGTGAGCCCACAGGGCTTCACACAAGTGGATGAGCCAGTATGGCCCCCTAACCTTCCTTATCCAGCCTCATTCTGTGCCCCCAGGAGTGAGGACCACAGTCTCAGCAACCAGGCCAAGGTCTTCTGACCAACTTCACCAACCTGAAATCATCGAAGCTCCACTGGTGGTTTCTCAGGTGATGCGGACACTGTAGGTGAAGATACAGGTTTGATTCAGCTTCAAGAGGACGTGCTTGATAAACTCAAGGAAAATAAGAGAGGATGAGCAGAGGTGGGACCTACCAAAGGGGAGTCAGCCACCGGCGTCTCAGGTCAGTGCTCATTCTGATGGAAAACAGTTATCCCACTCAGGGTGAGAGAATAAACAAGACCTGTTCAACATCACATGACTTGAGCAGACTGGAAGTGACTGATTTATATCCTTCCTTAGGGTATCCCTTGGGCAAAATGCAGTGGACTGCGTAAGAAGAGGAAAGGAGTGGGGCTTGAACACAAGGAAAGAATCAAGGACTTTCCAAAATTTCACTGCAAGCAGGCATGAGCACACACTGCTTCTCATGTTTACTACTTTGTCTCACAGCTTGTGAACACACATTCTTGGGCCATGCCCCAGGGTTTCTAATTCGACAGGCTGGGTTGTGGCCTAAGAACTTGCATCTCTTACAAGATCTCTggcgctgctgctgctggtccaggaaCTGCACTTTGGGATTCTCTACCTTTAAAAAATACACCCAATCACAGTGAGAATTGGGTTACAGGCACTGCGCTGTCACCTGTCACGCATGCACTAAGGCTGGGGGGGTCTCAGTTGCTGAGAGACTGAGACTGAGCCAAATAAGAATTTGAGAAGAATTGTTTGTACACTTTAAGAATTTTATTGTGGGCTGTAATTTCTTTAGACTTCAATGTCAGGACTTCAGCTTGCAAGGGGAGTTGATCTTGTGTTTAGTTTTTCCTGGGAATGAGATGATGGGGGTTGGGTGGTAAATTTATGGTCAAGTTTGGGGCATTTGCACATTGGCTTGTAACTGGAGTAAGTTGTggtgttgtttaattttgttgAGGCTTGACTGGAATATATGGCTGGAAATTATTTGGGACTGAAAGAAAAGCAGTAGTAAACATTTGCCTTAGGTTAAATGTAGCTTTGggatgaaatttttttaaacagctttactggcatttaattttcacataccTCACCcacttaaagtatacaattcaatggttccgagtatattcacaaaattgtGCAAATGGACCTATAATctgattttagaacattttcatgatCCCTCCAAGGAAACCTcctattagcagtcactctgCCTTCTATTGCCCCCAGCCctagacaaccactaatctacagTCTGTCTCTATACATTTTTCTGTTCtgggtatttcatataaatggaatcatattgtaTGAATGCTGACTTGTTTCAGCATGACttgctggcttctttcacttagcacatttTCAAGATTGCTCCACATTGTAGCACGGGTCATGTCATTCTCCTTTATGCCCGTTCattttccattgtatgaatagacAAACACTATATCTTGATTATGCATtcgtcagttgatggacatttgagggtttttttaatatttttttctgattttaataatgATGCTATGAACTTTCATGTGTACATATTTTGGTGaacttaatgtttttatttgtagcTGACATATAAATATGAGTAGAGTTGCTAGGTTATATGGTAGGTCTAACCTTTTGAAAACTtgtgaaactgttttccaaagcagctgcaccattttacattcccaccagctatGTATAAAGATTCCAATTTGTTATTTGTGGTCTCTTTGACCACAACCATGTAGTGGCTTTGAAGCTgctttttattgtggttttgatttgcctttccctaATAGCTAATGGTGTTATGCacctttttatgtgtttattggctatttacatatcttctttggaaaaacgTTTATTCAAATCCTTTGGAACTTTTAAAttggtttgtttctttaaaaactttgagttatataaaaattaggttattggcctttatttttaaattgggttttcttttttaaaagaatttttaattgggttacctgtcttattgagttgtaagagttcatTATATGTTCTGAATACAAGTTctatatcagatatataatttgcaaaatttttttcctatcatgtgtgttgtttttttttgtgtgtttttttttgggggggggagggGATGAATTTAATTAGTGAGTTGTTCTGGCCTATTTGAGGGTTTCCTGAGTTCAAATCAGTTCCATTTATGAGAAGTCCCAGGGGATCCCCAAGAAATTTGGTTGGTACTGGGGAGGTGCCTCATGAAGATAGAAAAAGGATGTCCAGATTGATTGCTGATTTCAATCCCAGGGGCACAGCTACACTTCTGGCTGACCACAGCTTAACGATGAGCCCGATTATATCTCAATAAGGGAAGTTACAGCTAATTTCTCCTTGAACACAAGTCCATTGCAGCATCTTCAGAGGCAGGGCCAGCCTCTATTTTTCAGTCATGGTGACATCTGTGGTCCTTGCATTTTTATGAGTGGCCTGCTACTTGTAAGGTCCAGGGGGCAGGTCCTCCACTTTCTGCAAGCTGGTCCTTGAGGCATTACTTCTGAAACAGTCAAGAAATGTCATGGACTGTGGGTCTGAGAACCGACTAATGAGTTATTTTGGTCTGTCAGTGAGGACAGACAAGAGCACAGGCCTGGAAACCCAACCCAACTGGCCTGGTGGTTGGTTC
This window of the Gorilla gorilla gorilla isolate KB3781 chromosome 21, NHGRI_mGorGor1-v2.1_pri, whole genome shotgun sequence genome carries:
- the LOC115931697 gene encoding LOW QUALITY PROTEIN: forkhead box protein M1-like (The sequence of the model RefSeq protein was modified relative to this genomic sequence to represent the inferred CDS: inserted 2 bases in 1 codon), producing the protein MKTSPCRPLILKRRRLPLPVQNAPSETSEEEPKRSPAQKESNQAEASKEVAESNSCKFPAGIKIINHPTMPNTQVVAIPNNANIHSIITALTAKGKESGSSGPNKLILISCGGAPTQPPGLQPQTQTSYDAKRTEVTLETLGPKPAARDVNLPRPPGALCEQKRETCXVEEPSRPSTSWQNSVSERPPYSYMAMIKFAISSTERKRMTLKDIYTWIEDHFPYFKHIAKPGWKNSIRHNISLHDMFVRETSANGKVSFWTIHPSANRYLTLDQVFKQHKRPNPELRRNMTIKTELPLGARRKMKPLLPRVSSYLVPIQFPVNQSLVLQPSVKVPLPLAASLMSSELARHSKRVRIAPKVLLAEEGIAPLSSAGPGKEEKLLFGEGLSPLLPVQTIKEEEIQPGEEMPHLARPIKVESPPLEEWPSPAPPFKEESSHSWEDSSQSPTPRPKKSYSGLRSPTRCVSEMLVIQHRERKERNRSRRKQHLLPPCVDEPELLFSEGPSTSRWAAELPFPADSSEPASQLSYSQEVGGPFKTPIKETLPISSTPSKSVLPRTPESWRLTPPAKVGGLDFSPVQTPQGASGPLPDPLGLMDLSTTPLQSGPPLESPQSLLSSEPLDLISVPFGNSSPSDIDVPKPGSPEPQVSGLAANRSLTEGLVLDTMNDSLSKILLDINFPGLEEDPLGPDNINWSQFIPELQ